The Nicotiana tomentosiformis chromosome 2, ASM39032v3, whole genome shotgun sequence genome includes the window ctgctggggaatttgtaagcccgaaagacatgacaaggaatTCAAAATGGCCATACCTCGCCCTAAATGCTGTTTTTGGGATATCAATATCCCTGACTCGTAGCTGATGATAACCGGATCACAAGTCGATCTTCGAAAAGCatttggcaccttgtaactggtcgaacaagtcatcaatccatggaagaggatacttattcttgatagtgactttatttagttgcctatagtcaatgcacatccgcaaggacccatctttctttcgaacAAAGAGCTCCGGAGCACCCCATAAGGATGTACTTGGCCTAATAAAGCCTTTATCGAGCAAGTCCttcagttgttccttcaattcccttaGCTCTGTAGGAGCCATTCTGTAGggaggaatggatataggctgcgcaTCAGGAAGCAAATCTATAGCGAAATTGATTTCCCTTTCGGCGGGAATTCCTGGAAGCTCGTCAGGGAATACCgtcgggaattcattcacaataggaaCCGACTGAAGAGTCGTTGGCTCCTTATCTATATCCCTAACATGAACCAGATGGTATATACAACCTTTAGCAATAAAATTCCGAGCCCTAAGGTATGAATAAACTTACCCTTGGGCGTGGCTGCATTACCTTTCCATTCAAGGACAGGCTCACTAGGAAAATGAAATCGGACCAACTTTGCACGACAATCAATATTAGCATAACAAgctgccaaccaatccatacccgtAATGACATAGAAGTCTAGCATAACCAATTCAACTAAATCAACAGAGGTTGGACGATCATTAATTAACACTGTACAATCTCGATAGACATGATTAGCTATAATAGAGTCGCCAACTGGTGTAGATACCTAAACTGGCTGTGGCAACAACTCAGATCTCATGTCAAGCTTACCAGCAATATATGGAGTAATATATGAAAATGTAGAGCCGGGATCCATCAATGCATAAATGGCATGAGAATGTattgtcaatatacctgtgacaacatatGGGGATGCCTCGGAATCCTGTCGGCCAGTGAGTGCATAAAAGCGGTTCTGGCCACCACTAGAACCTGAGGTGTCTCCTCCACCTCTCCCCCTACCACGGCCCTGAGTAGACTGTGGACCTGGTCGGGGAGCACGGGCTGAGGGCGAAGAGGCTGCTGTGAATCCTGAAGGCTGAGCTGGTGTACCTCTGCCTAACCCCGGGCACCGGCTAATATAATGTCCTGTCTGCCCACAATGAAAACATGTACTCGAACCCTGTCTACATTGCCCGGTGTGCAGCTTACCGCACTGAGTACATGGAGGAGTAAGCTGTCTCATCTGTGCAGAACGCTCCTGTCGACAGCCCTCAGGCTGGCCTGAGCTCTGCCCCGGTCCTGACTGAATATAACGATCAAATCGCTGGCCCTGCATGTGTGGTGGGAAACTACCTGCTGACCGGGGTGGATATCGATGGAGTGGGGGCCTAAAATCAACTCGTGGCTCCATATAAGACCCCATAGTACGAGCCCTCTTACTCTGTTCCCTATCCCTGCGAGTATCATGAATCCGACGGGAAAGGTCCTCTGTAGTCTGAGCGAAAGCCTGTATGCGGGAAATATCTACATCATCCGATAGGGATGCAACCCTACAGTCTCTAATCAGATGATCCCCCAAACCATCCGCATAATGATGAACACTAGCCCTCATGGTACGTACTATATCTGGTGCATACCTTGCCAAAGAATTAAACTTATGGCTATAATCCCTCACACTCATATCCCCCTGCTTTAGGCTAAGAAACTGGTCAAGACGGGCCTCCCGAACCTCCCGTGGCAAATAATGGGCTAAAGGGCCTCAGAGAAGTCCTCCCACTCTGCTGGCGGAGCATCAGGTCCTCTAGATCTCTCCCATGCCTCATACCATAGGACGGCTACATCACGTAGTCGAAAAGAAGCCAACTCCACAGCCTCGATGACGGAGGCATGCATCACCCTCAATACTCTATACATATGGTCtataaagtcctggggatcctcagtgGAATTGGATCCTGTAAATAATGGAGGGGCCAAGTGAAGAAACTCTCGTACCGTCGAGCTTCCTATCCGATCTCCCCGGGCATCTGCTCCTGACTCTAGCTGTCGCTCATGAATAGAAACCATCCTAGTCAGCAACTGAACAGCCTCCCTCATCCCCTACTCCCCAGTCTCTGATGGGGGAACAATAGGTGCTGGAGGTCCTATGTCTCTAGCTGCCTCAGGTACCAATGGAACTAGTGAGGCTGGGGGTACTGCATCTCCCTGGGCTCCAACAAGTGCTGGGGAAGCTGAAACTAGGGGTACTGGAGACTCACTGTGAGCCTCTAAGGGAAATCTATCCCTCTGACCCGGTGGGGAACGATTGGTACCTTCTCCCGCATCCATACCTATCTCTCGTTGTGCCATCTCCTGAGCATAGGTAGCCTGTTAGATAGGAAACACAAAGCACGATCTAGATTTCATATGTTCTTATAACTTCGCTCTATAGCACGAtctattaattgaaagaaatgtaactattcctaaatgcctcatagcctcctgattataagtgtggtgcacaacacacccataagcaagactctactagacacggcttgtggaCTCCCTGGGATACGACCTGCTCTGaaaccaagtttgtcatgccccaaactaggggaggcacgactggcactcggtactgtattcgatcgagttagccactaaacatactagctaactagactgggggTCCAATagatcgggcagcacaacatctgaaatactaagcctggaccgtaaggttatgacatgaataacaataagccatacaaacataggtagacaagccaaaataataaaatactagctggccgacgaggccgcgactgaagacatacatgcctacacacctatatatacatgccaagcctatgggctggagactgaaagcagcaaaaaaagaaacccagaatattgtgtccacaatagcctctaagagtgtcataagcactgtcgggataaggccccaactatacccaaactgtacgacaaaagtaaccatcctatgaaagctccaagaagaggtggagcttaccaactcacagttgaaccccgaaatcctagcAGAGGGGTCGATtagagtccctacctggacctgcacgcacgaaacaaaattgcagtgtccccaggcaacgggacatcaatacgaataaaaatgtactggtatgtaaggtagaaagtagaatcatacatagctgatgtaaaaaggtaataaagataccacctgacactgaaactctgatatCCTCCATGGCtgacatccgacctcatagtaataaaatatgcatggtatgctcgtgtaatcgtatgtcgtgaatacatatatattgatgtaaatgcatgacatacccaaccaaatgctagcaatggcggtctctcccggtagctaaccggtatcatattgccaacctgtggccatctgtacaatatatatagtttttcgggcaaataggccccttacctcctattatagctcgaagctcatgcataatatgtcatgtatgatatgaacttttaatgcacataataggccataacaagaacttagccaaccttggctcattggtactcttattctcataatctcataatcaccttcgtatcgcatacaaatgtctcgtggaatctcatatcttttttaataagtttgaaaacttaactcgacttttagaaagataacttaactctaaatatgttcataaaaagcttaaggtgcttcacttagtccttatacctgatttcttgataattagtaaaagaaagtatttcaaaaaaatcaaatgttttagtagtttaaacataaaaattatatttaagaattttgaaatcgacgtgtcactttagagattttaaaatacactttaacaaggaagaaggaccgatcgcaaatactaaatgcctttatttttaagtcacacaacccaaagacgaataagaattcatatatatgggcatatatttaagaaagccgacaaaatgacatatatagatgtcgaataccctttttaaccgaacgagtggaatatcaacctaatagcatcatgaaaatacttcagctacgataccaatgcctttcacagaaggtctttctagcaacagaatagtaaaatatcacatttggcgtccttaggaatttcccaaaattcgtgctaaaaggaaggacgaagcttagccttaacatacctctccaacgaacgtccgaatgcctgtagttccttcacgaaagttgttccttacatcctaagcttcgaaaccactatatatatgcagcttatacgtacctataaacagttcataaatgagtttaaatcggcagatttgaaatatgaccctaacttgacgaaacgcccgtagaactttgtaaaaacgatcataaaagagtcccaagatgattaccttggcaaaacaagtataaatcctgaagaaccagcaagaacaacaattttctatcttccaaaaatagctccaaacacagctaatagaaggggaaaacgattgcaaagcgtagagattgcgcttctaggcacgggggcaaactttaacgatagaaatcgttaaaaacgcaccttaatcactcaagaacaccatgaaaccctctcttaagctttctcactgTTTTGGGATGAATATGAAATGTTTTGGGatcttaaaagtcggattttccgacttataccacttgtttgacccgacccgattcgcgacccgatttcagccaggacagtccgcggtaaaacagtcataacGTTTTACTGCAATGTCGgtttgatgtgagatttctttggttgcaaactagactcgtagaccttcgatTTTGCAGGTTGTGGGTCCCATAACgctttatatattgggagaaatgatctgatacatttgacccaaagtttagaaaatttattagagaaatttacgataacttttgccgacctttatttcgcaacttgcttgactccaaaacttaacgTGTGACCAGTGTaatattataatacctcataacacattattcttagcatattatacactcttagtcttatcccacaggtgcaagttaacttaaaccttccgaacgtGTGGGttgctacccgagccatttctttaaccatgaacctttgtttaagggattcctttgacttaaagctttagtttagttccttgatattaccacacattttcagtcttattctcccaatgtgctatacccaatcatatatacctaatataatCATGCGACGTTACGcatattacgtaagagaagagagaaacacctggggtctcacaGTCTCCCCCCCCCCAAGAACATTCGTCTGCGAATGGGTCAAGTCAATCCCTTGGTTTCATTTCTTGTCCGCTAATACGTTATTTGCGAGGCTTTATTTGTTACATTTGCAAAGCATAAATCAAATTCTGAAGATTCCAACTACTAGACTTCGTATAGCTATCTcgcaataaaaaaaaatttaaattgcactttcaagtcatttaaaatccaattaagttgttgtaaagaaataattggtaattatttaaatgcgactcaccttaagtcgtaaataggtgggggtacttcttcctcatttcctcctcagcttcccaggtcatttcctcgatgttgttattttgccataacactttcacggaagccacttctttagttcgaagcttccctacctgccgatctaaaataactACTGGTACCTCTGCATAAGATAAGTCTTCAGCAATGTGAATATCCTCAATGGGCGTAATATGTGAAGGATCTCCAATGCACTTccgcaacatagatacatgaaacacaggatggactgcttccaattctaaaggcaaatcaagctcgaacgccaccctaccaatcctccgaataatcttatacggtccaacatacatggggctgagcttccccttctttccaaatcgcatgacgcccttcataggcgatactttcaggaaaacccaatcttctacatcaaactctaagtctcgtcgtcgaaCATCTGCATAAGACTTTTGCCGACTTTGTGCTGTATGCAGCCAGTCTCTAATAAGTTTTACCTTTTCCATTGCTTACTGGACTAAGTTAGGACCTAGCAACTCTGCTTCCCCGACCTCGAACCCACCGATCGGCGACCTACACTTCCGCCCGTATAGTGCttcgtaaggagccatctgaatactagattggaagctgttattataagcgaactcaataagaggtagatgatcatcccaactttCTTTAAAATCTAGCACGCAGGCACATAACATATCCTcaactgtctgaatagtacgctctgcctgtccatcagtttgcggatgaaaagcggtgctaagatttacctgcgtgccTAGACCTTTctgaaaagatttccaaaaatatgttgtaaattgagcccctcgatcagagataatagataatggcactccgtgaaggcgaacaatctctcgaatgtaaagcttggcataatcctcggctgaatatgtcgtcctgactggcaggaaatgagcagattttgtaagcctatcaataattacccaaataGAATCATACCTCCGTGGAGTGCGAGGCAAACCAATGATGAAGTCCATATTTATCATGTCCTATTTCCATAATGGAAGCTCAATACACTGAGTTAGGCCTCCAGGCCTCTGATGTTCGGCTTTAACTTGCTGGCAGTTGGGATATTGGGCTACCATCTCTgcgatatcttttttcattccattccaccaatagatctgtcgaaggtcccgatacatctttgtcgctccgGGATGAACTGCATATCTAGAATAATGGGCTTCCGAAAGAATCTTGGCACGGAGCTCTCCTACTGACGGTACACATAAGCGGCCCTGgtatctaaggactccatctccAGTTAGCTCAAATAAAGGTTGTCGCTGCTGTGGAATACTTTCCCTCAGTTTTATAAGCTCAGGATCCTCGTGTTGTCGCTCTTTCACTTCACTAACAAAAGAAGATTTTGCCGTATTCTGAACGAGAATGCGTCCACCCTCTGCATCCACCAAACGCACCTTCAAACTAGCTAGCTGGCATAGATATTTGGTCATCTTGACCTTATCAGCTTCAACATGGCTTAGACTTCCCATGGACTTCCGGCTAAGGGCATCAACAACAATATTAGCTTtgccgggatgatataaaatatcaacatcatagtcctttagtaa containing:
- the LOC138904923 gene encoding uncharacterized protein, producing MSVRDYSHKFNSLARYAPDIVRTMRASVHHYADGLGDHLIRDCRVASLSDDVDISRIQAFAQTTEDLSRRIHDTRRDREQSKRARTMGSYMEPRVDFRPPLHRYPPRSAGSFPPHMQGQRFDRYIQSGPGQSSGQPEGCRQERSAQMRQLTPPCTQCGKLHTGQCRQGSSTCFHCGQTGHYISRCPGLGRGTPAQPSGFTAASSPSARAPRPGPQSTQGRGRGRGGGDTSGSSGGQNRFYALTGRQDSEASPYVVTGILTIHSHAIYALMDPGSTFSYITPYIAVLINDRPTSVDLVELVMLDFYVITGMDWLAACYANIDCRAKDIDKEPTTLQSVPIVNEFPTVFPDELPGIPAEREINFAIDLLPDAQPISIPPYRMAPTELRELKEQLKDLLDKGFIRPSTSLWGAPELFVRKKDGSLRMCIDYRQLNKVTIKNKYPLPWIDDLFDQLQGAKCFSKIDL
- the LOC138904924 gene encoding uncharacterized protein, whose translation is MGSLSHVEADKVKMTKYLCQLASLKVRLVDAEGGRILVQNTAKSSFVSEVKERQHEDPELIKLRESIPQQRQPLFELTGDGVLRYQGRLCVPSVGELRAKILSEAHYSRYAVHPGATKMYRDLRQIYWWNGMKKDIAEMVAQYPNCQQVKAEHQRPGGLTQCIELPLWK